A genomic stretch from Antarcticibacterium flavum includes:
- a CDS encoding murein L,D-transpeptidase catalytic domain family protein, which produces MTHKILTVLAIIIFSFAFTTANVNNNKSINELPAPLPETENKLSIEEEIDQLYDVFSANNTTVPNQESFKNGMIGYYKLLDQGLVKNQILTIIDFSLSSTKRRMWVLDMAHNKVLINSVVSHGKNTGNEFATKFSNTVNSLQSSLGFYITGETYMGGNGYSLFIDGMEERYNSKARERYVVIHGASYANEEVAKRTGRLGRSYGCPAVPTALTNEFIDTIKGQSVLYIHSADEDYLQNSEMIKA; this is translated from the coding sequence ATGACGCATAAAATTCTAACTGTACTGGCAATTATAATTTTTTCATTCGCTTTCACGACTGCAAACGTCAACAATAATAAATCCATCAATGAACTACCGGCGCCCCTGCCGGAGACCGAAAATAAACTTTCAATAGAAGAGGAAATCGATCAATTATATGATGTTTTCTCTGCTAATAATACCACTGTTCCAAATCAGGAAAGTTTTAAAAATGGAATGATTGGATATTATAAACTACTTGACCAGGGGCTTGTTAAAAATCAAATTCTTACAATTATCGATTTTAGTCTTTCTTCCACCAAAAGGAGAATGTGGGTTCTTGATATGGCCCATAATAAAGTATTGATCAATTCTGTTGTTTCTCACGGTAAGAATACCGGAAATGAGTTTGCAACAAAGTTTTCCAATACCGTAAATTCCCTTCAAAGTTCTCTTGGTTTTTATATTACCGGTGAGACTTATATGGGTGGAAATGGCTACTCCCTATTCATAGATGGAATGGAGGAGAGGTATAACTCTAAAGCGCGTGAGCGATATGTCGTTATCCACGGGGCCTCTTATGCAAATGAAGAGGTGGCTAAACGCACCGGGAGACTTGGTAGAAGTTATGGATGTCCTGCTGTGCCTACCGCCCTTACCAATGAATTTATTGATACTATCAAAGGCCAGTCTGTACTATATATACATTCTGCCGATGAGGATTATCTTCAAAATTCTGAAATGATAAAAGCTTAG
- a CDS encoding L,D-transpeptidase family protein: protein MKYHHPHFLHTRYILVLILIISLSACKNESSGGFFSFGGIEELGNAEYIHKAVTNPPASLYMQDSVTAFYENRSYLPAWSSPGLRDGLLEALEASEDEGLIFGEYHGEKIREDLSNLEDLSEEERSRLDVIMTDAYLKYASHLYNGKTNPKDLHEIWDVPSVKIDHLAILEEAVEEKDFAKALDQIRSNHQIYNELKKSLKEYRDLSANFQGFEAIPEGETVEPGEEDSRISQIQERLEFFGYLKNTDSTGNKYTEELAEALKSFQEENGIENDGIIGNNTIRFLNKGYDQRRDQILVNLERWRWYPRDLGDHFILVNIANYRLQVVKNGDTVRTHKTMVGTEARKTPVFSREVKHLVFNPDWTIPPTIQNKDVIPGMQRNSNYLANRNIKVYDQSGNEVNPSRINWNGDQAKGLTYRQDPGASNPLGRVKIMYPNEYLIYLHDTPSQALFERNSRAESSGCVRVEDAIDLAKYLLEDQDEYTSDKVDEIIAGGEKTHVDMKQEVQVHHFYWTAWRENGRTRFTEDIYNYDKKLLKALKSGS from the coding sequence ATGAAATATCACCATCCCCATTTTTTGCATACAAGGTATATACTTGTGCTTATTTTAATTATAAGTCTTTCTGCCTGTAAGAATGAATCATCGGGTGGCTTCTTCTCCTTTGGCGGGATAGAGGAATTGGGGAATGCAGAATATATTCACAAGGCAGTAACCAATCCACCGGCAAGTCTGTACATGCAGGATTCTGTTACGGCATTTTACGAAAACAGGTCTTACCTGCCTGCGTGGAGCAGCCCTGGCCTTAGGGATGGCCTCCTGGAAGCCCTGGAAGCTTCAGAAGATGAAGGGTTGATATTCGGGGAGTACCATGGAGAAAAGATAAGGGAAGACCTTTCTAATTTAGAGGATCTTTCAGAAGAAGAACGCAGCAGGCTTGATGTCATAATGACCGATGCGTATTTAAAATATGCCAGTCATCTATATAATGGAAAAACCAATCCCAAGGACCTGCATGAGATATGGGACGTGCCTTCAGTAAAAATTGACCACCTGGCCATATTAGAAGAGGCTGTGGAGGAAAAGGATTTTGCGAAAGCCCTGGATCAAATAAGATCTAATCATCAAATCTATAACGAATTAAAAAAGTCCCTGAAGGAGTATCGGGATTTAAGCGCCAATTTTCAAGGTTTTGAGGCTATCCCCGAAGGAGAAACTGTGGAGCCAGGCGAAGAAGATTCCCGCATATCACAAATCCAGGAGCGCTTAGAATTCTTTGGCTATCTTAAAAATACCGATTCCACAGGAAATAAATATACCGAAGAACTTGCAGAAGCCCTAAAGAGTTTCCAGGAGGAAAACGGTATTGAAAATGACGGGATCATTGGAAATAATACAATTAGGTTCCTTAACAAAGGTTATGACCAGCGAAGGGATCAAATCCTGGTAAATCTTGAAAGGTGGAGATGGTATCCCCGTGACCTTGGCGATCATTTTATCCTTGTTAATATTGCAAATTACAGGTTACAGGTGGTAAAAAACGGCGATACAGTGCGCACCCATAAAACAATGGTGGGAACTGAAGCCCGTAAGACCCCGGTTTTTTCCCGGGAAGTTAAACACCTGGTCTTTAATCCAGACTGGACCATACCTCCAACTATTCAGAATAAGGATGTAATTCCAGGGATGCAGAGGAACAGCAATTACCTGGCAAACAGGAATATTAAAGTGTACGATCAAAGCGGGAACGAAGTTAACCCATCAAGGATCAACTGGAACGGCGACCAGGCCAAAGGCCTTACCTACCGGCAGGATCCCGGGGCCTCCAACCCCTTAGGCAGGGTAAAGATCATGTACCCCAATGAGTATCTTATTTACCTACACGATACCCCATCACAAGCCTTGTTTGAAAGAAATTCAAGGGCAGAGAGTTCGGGGTGTGTAAGAGTGGAAGATGCTATTGACCTGGCAAAGTATTTATTAGAGGACCAGGATGAATATACTTCAGATAAGGTAGATGAGATAATTGCGGGGGGCGAAAAAACTCATGTAGATATGAAGCAAGAGGTTCAGGTTCACCATTTCTACTGGACCGCCTGGAGGGAGAACGGCAGAACAAGATTCACCGAGGATATTTATAATTATGACAAGAAACTTTTGAAAGCTCTTAAAAGTGGCTCCTAA
- a CDS encoding GNAT family N-acetyltransferase: protein MSEEIKHKESDRRGMFYMEDDKGITSELTYSILDNGIMLIDHTETRQELEGKGLATRLVKKSVEFAREKNLKIDPLCPFAEVQFDQNKDYADVRADS from the coding sequence ATGAGTGAAGAGATAAAACATAAGGAAAGTGACCGCAGAGGCATGTTCTATATGGAAGATGACAAAGGAATAACATCTGAACTTACCTATAGCATACTGGATAATGGGATAATGTTGATCGACCATACTGAAACCCGGCAGGAACTCGAGGGCAAAGGGCTTGCGACGCGCCTGGTAAAAAAAAGTGTTGAATTTGCCCGGGAAAAGAATTTGAAAATAGATCCCCTATGCCCATTTGCTGAAGTCCAGTTCGACCAGAATAAGGACTATGCAGATGTGCGAGCTGATTCATAA
- a CDS encoding ClpP family protease, whose translation MKEKTGKAQDLIDEQFLKHRKVFLWGEVNDKNAKHVIDRLLYLDAIDNTEIQLFINSPGGYVTDGFAIYDTMKTLQSPVSTICTGLAASMGSILLSGGAKGRRFIQKHAKVMIHQPSGGTRGQASNIEIQATEILKIKELSAKILAENCDQTREKILKDFNRDYWMDAEESVSYGIVDAEFKP comes from the coding sequence ATGAAAGAAAAAACCGGAAAAGCCCAGGACCTTATAGATGAGCAATTTTTAAAACATCGAAAGGTTTTCCTTTGGGGAGAGGTTAACGATAAGAATGCAAAACACGTAATAGACCGTTTATTATATTTGGATGCCATTGACAATACAGAAATTCAACTATTCATAAACAGCCCAGGCGGTTATGTGACAGATGGATTTGCCATTTATGACACTATGAAAACCCTTCAAAGCCCTGTTTCAACCATTTGTACCGGTTTAGCCGCTTCAATGGGTTCTATCCTGCTCTCAGGAGGAGCTAAGGGACGCAGGTTTATCCAGAAACACGCTAAGGTTATGATCCACCAGCCTAGCGGTGGGACAAGAGGCCAGGCTTCGAATATTGAGATCCAGGCCACCGAGATCCTTAAGATCAAAGAATTGAGCGCAAAAATCCTTGCTGAGAATTGCGATCAAACCCGGGAAAAAATCCTGAAAGATTTTAACAGAGATTACTGGATGGATGCAGAGGAATCTGTAAGCTACGGGATCGTGGATGCCGAATTTAAACCTTAA
- a CDS encoding GNAT family N-acetyltransferase: protein MTIFAEKCRMNLAFNKILKKDLELVIPFIQELGEYKTDVALLRARLAEMFDQNYECFGVYLHGEVIGVFGLWFMTRHYAGKSCEPDHVFIKTEYQNKGLGKQIFEFIFQYAEDKGCETAELNSYVHNFRSHKFYMNHGFVIKGYHFLKKL from the coding sequence ATGACTATTTTCGCAGAAAAGTGCAGGATGAATTTGGCATTTAACAAGATTTTAAAGAAAGACCTGGAACTGGTGATCCCATTTATCCAGGAATTGGGTGAGTATAAAACCGATGTGGCGCTTTTAAGAGCACGACTGGCAGAAATGTTTGATCAAAATTATGAATGTTTCGGCGTTTATCTGCACGGGGAGGTGATTGGTGTTTTCGGCCTTTGGTTTATGACCCGGCACTACGCGGGAAAATCTTGTGAACCCGACCATGTGTTTATTAAAACAGAATATCAAAATAAAGGCCTGGGTAAGCAAATCTTTGAATTTATCTTTCAATATGCTGAAGATAAAGGGTGTGAGACAGCTGAACTAAATTCATACGTGCACAATTTTAGATCTCACAAATTCTATATGAATCATGGCTTTGTTATCAAGGGATATCATTTTTTAAAAAAGCTATAA
- a CDS encoding GNAT family N-acetyltransferase: MEIKPLENTPLYLIVNCLLEAFKGYFVPMPSDLLYWEKRFLAARVIMEYSYGMFDNGQLVGFIINGIDNFHSEPTAFNTGTGVLPNYRGCGIVDKLYEYAIPRLQEKGVTHCRLEVIVENERAINVYQRIGFKITRRLHCFKGSFGVPGSKNPLVKKIEHRTILKGNYADEIFYSWDHTKEAVLAVRGDYESFLVFNELQQEMGYFTVNPSTGYIARLERAEVGTYNDLLSAIRQVIGEVKMNNVDESRIGLRSALTNAGLENVIDQYEMVMKT, from the coding sequence ATGGAAATAAAACCCCTCGAAAACACTCCCTTATATCTTATTGTTAATTGTCTTCTTGAAGCCTTTAAGGGGTATTTTGTACCCATGCCGTCAGATCTTTTATATTGGGAGAAGCGGTTTCTTGCTGCCAGGGTTATTATGGAATATTCCTATGGCATGTTTGACAATGGCCAATTAGTAGGTTTTATAATTAATGGAATTGATAATTTCCACTCAGAGCCTACTGCCTTTAATACGGGAACGGGTGTTTTACCTAACTACAGAGGTTGTGGGATTGTGGACAAGCTTTATGAATATGCTATTCCACGACTGCAGGAGAAAGGGGTAACCCATTGTCGCCTGGAAGTTATAGTGGAAAATGAAAGGGCGATAAATGTGTATCAAAGAATTGGCTTTAAAATTACACGCCGCCTGCACTGTTTTAAAGGAAGTTTTGGTGTCCCCGGTAGTAAAAACCCATTGGTTAAAAAAATTGAACATCGCACGATCCTTAAAGGTAATTATGCTGATGAGATATTTTATTCCTGGGACCATACAAAAGAGGCGGTGCTGGCAGTGAGGGGTGATTATGAAAGTTTTCTGGTGTTTAATGAGCTTCAACAGGAAATGGGATATTTTACTGTAAACCCATCAACAGGTTATATTGCAAGATTGGAAAGGGCAGAAGTTGGTACTTATAATGACCTCCTTAGTGCAATAAGACAGGTTATAGGGGAAGTGAAGATGAATAATGTTGATGAATCCAGGATAGGTTTAAGGAGTGCTCTTACAAATGCTGGATTGGAAAATGTTATTGACCAGTATGAGATGGTAATGAAAACCTAA
- a CDS encoding glutaminase produces the protein MDYQKVLDTIHEELSHRDVYGKVASYIPELAKVDPKKFGMHLYKGKGEHYSFGDSIEKFSIQSISKVFTLSMAMQLLGEDLWDRVDVEPSGDPFNSLTQLEYEKGIPRNPFINAGALVICDILVSNLDDPKKDLLEFVRKICDNDSIEYDHKIAASEKSTGYRNYALVNYMKALGNIKNEVEPIVDFYFHQCSLAMSCEELAKAFMIFANNGKMLETGEKILSKTKVKRINALMQTCGFYDEAGEFSFEVGLPGKSGVGGGIVAIHPAQYSVAVWSPILNEKGNSELGMAALEKLTTMTGLSIF, from the coding sequence ATGGATTACCAAAAAGTACTGGACACCATTCACGAAGAGCTAAGCCATAGAGACGTCTACGGTAAGGTCGCTTCATATATCCCTGAACTTGCAAAAGTAGACCCCAAAAAATTTGGAATGCATTTGTATAAGGGCAAGGGAGAACATTATTCCTTTGGGGACAGTATCGAGAAATTTTCCATCCAAAGTATTTCAAAAGTTTTTACCCTCTCCATGGCTATGCAGCTTTTAGGAGAGGACCTTTGGGACCGGGTTGATGTAGAACCCTCAGGTGATCCTTTTAATTCCCTTACCCAGCTGGAATATGAGAAAGGGATCCCAAGGAATCCCTTTATTAATGCTGGAGCCCTGGTAATATGCGACATATTGGTGTCAAACCTCGATGATCCCAAGAAGGACCTGTTGGAATTTGTGAGAAAGATATGTGATAATGACAGCATTGAATATGACCATAAAATTGCTGCTTCTGAAAAATCTACCGGTTACAGAAACTATGCTTTGGTAAATTATATGAAGGCATTAGGCAACATCAAAAATGAGGTGGAACCCATTGTAGATTTTTATTTTCATCAATGTTCGCTTGCGATGTCCTGTGAGGAGCTGGCAAAGGCATTTATGATCTTTGCAAATAATGGGAAAATGTTGGAAACAGGTGAAAAGATACTCTCTAAAACCAAGGTAAAACGTATAAACGCTCTCATGCAAACCTGTGGCTTCTACGATGAAGCAGGAGAATTTAGTTTTGAAGTAGGGCTCCCCGGCAAGAGTGGTGTAGGTGGTGGCATTGTTGCCATTCATCCGGCACAATATTCTGTAGCAGTATGGAGTCCCATCCTCAATGAAAAAGGAAATTCTGAACTTGGTATGGCCGCTCTGGAGAAACTTACTACCATGACCGGCTTGTCTATATTTTGA
- the pepE gene encoding dipeptidase PepE produces the protein MKNAILASTSTLHGQSYLEYLLPEVKKHFGDAGEVIFIPYARPGGISHDEYTRLVRDTFQPVGIQIKGLHEYKDPVEAIKGASGIFTGGGNTFLLVEKLYRNKVMSVLKETLLAGIPYLGTSAGTNIAGLSMQTTNDMPIIYPPSFHTLGLVPFNINPHYLDPDTNSTHKGETRETRIKEFHTLNTQPVVGLREGSWLEVRADKISLKGPLPARIFKVDEVPFELEPNGSLTHLN, from the coding sequence ATGAAAAATGCTATTTTAGCCAGCACCTCCACCCTTCACGGCCAGTCGTACCTTGAATATCTCCTTCCTGAAGTAAAAAAGCATTTTGGAGATGCAGGGGAAGTGATCTTTATACCCTATGCCAGGCCCGGCGGGATATCTCATGATGAATACACCCGGCTTGTAAGAGATACTTTCCAACCAGTAGGAATACAAATAAAAGGCCTACATGAATACAAGGATCCCGTCGAGGCGATTAAGGGTGCCAGCGGGATATTTACGGGAGGCGGCAACACATTCTTACTTGTTGAGAAGCTCTACCGGAATAAGGTAATGAGCGTATTAAAGGAAACCCTGCTGGCAGGCATTCCTTACCTGGGAACCAGTGCGGGAACCAATATAGCCGGGTTAAGCATGCAAACCACCAATGATATGCCAATTATTTACCCTCCAAGCTTCCACACCCTGGGCCTTGTGCCTTTTAATATTAATCCTCATTACCTCGATCCAGATACCAATTCAACCCATAAAGGGGAGACAAGGGAAACCCGTATCAAAGAATTCCATACGCTCAACACACAGCCTGTAGTGGGGCTTAGGGAAGGTAGCTGGCTGGAGGTGAGAGCTGATAAAATTTCGTTAAAAGGCCCTTTGCCCGCCCGCATTTTCAAAGTAGATGAAGTACCTTTCGAACTGGAGCCAAACGGAAGTTTAACTCATTTAAATTAA
- a CDS encoding peptidase associated/transthyretin-like domain-containing protein — protein MKRVLIIVLLLFVSNSLLAQEKERKRVVGTLQMPAEEEVQGVSIYNLNTNAGTVSNDNGQFRIEVGLNDSIRISAIQFQEFTVIVNEGVMESGQLNINITEVVNQLPEVIVSPFDLTGNVNVDVARIRVVQTPDTLTSREAQFMYFESDAEPRYTSPRRNEAMEMSRTRLVNGLNFVNLFKELLLVSKRDHIQNPESRQSWDVRELYSDEFFKQNLNIKEENIPDFIFYADANGLDEKMLQKGNELDLIEFLIEQSKKYKKQQARN, from the coding sequence ATGAAAAGAGTTCTGATTATTGTTCTGCTGCTTTTTGTTAGCAATTCGCTTCTTGCCCAGGAAAAAGAGAGGAAGCGGGTGGTGGGCACCTTACAAATGCCTGCAGAGGAGGAAGTACAGGGGGTGAGTATATATAATCTCAATACCAATGCCGGTACCGTTTCCAATGATAATGGGCAATTCAGGATTGAGGTGGGGTTGAACGATAGTATTCGTATATCTGCAATCCAATTCCAGGAATTTACTGTAATAGTGAATGAAGGGGTAATGGAAAGCGGCCAGTTGAATATTAATATTACAGAGGTAGTAAACCAGCTGCCGGAAGTGATTGTAAGCCCATTTGATCTTACGGGGAATGTGAATGTTGATGTTGCCAGGATTAGAGTAGTGCAAACGCCAGATACACTTACCTCCAGGGAGGCGCAGTTCATGTATTTTGAATCTGATGCTGAACCTCGATATACATCCCCGCGACGTAATGAAGCGATGGAAATGAGCCGTACCCGGCTTGTAAATGGATTAAATTTTGTAAACTTGTTCAAAGAACTGCTCCTCGTAAGTAAGAGAGATCATATCCAGAATCCTGAATCCAGGCAGTCCTGGGATGTGAGAGAACTTTACAGTGATGAGTTTTTTAAGCAGAATCTTAATATTAAAGAAGAAAATATACCCGATTTTATTTTTTATGCCGATGCCAATGGTTTGGATGAAAAAATGCTGCAGAAAGGAAATGAACTGGATCTTATTGAGTTTTTAATTGAACAAAGCAAAAAATATAAAAAGCAGCAAGCAAGAAATTAA
- a CDS encoding peptidase associated/transthyretin-like domain-containing protein, translated as MTTVQSTKHYVVLNNDMILSPGLDKKLQLRCYLFLLVICPYFLNAQDLLRGTIVADSLMEASVHIINITQQTGTVNSASGSFELRVKENDTLWFTSLQYKKEEVIISAEIFQQKFFRIKLKEAINELSEVNISNINLTGNVETDLGNIPVFNKYNLGVPLRTKPLPTAEERRLYSASNAGALGFVINTLTGEIKKLKKEKEISELLRLVYKIEKLIEKTYFLEDLGMKDFEVSEFLYYCAEKDDLKSIVAGENILLLMEYFSTMLPRYRAYLNEQ; from the coding sequence TTGACCACAGTGCAAAGTACAAAGCATTACGTGGTTTTGAATAATGATATGATCCTGTCACCTGGCCTGGATAAGAAATTGCAATTAAGATGTTATTTATTTCTGTTAGTAATATGCCCGTATTTCCTAAACGCGCAGGATTTGCTTAGGGGAACAATCGTAGCTGATTCCCTAATGGAAGCTTCTGTGCATATTATAAATATAACACAGCAAACAGGTACCGTTAATTCAGCTTCAGGGAGTTTTGAATTAAGGGTAAAGGAAAATGATACCTTATGGTTTACTTCTTTGCAATATAAAAAGGAGGAAGTGATCATTTCAGCAGAAATATTTCAGCAAAAATTTTTCAGGATTAAACTTAAGGAAGCTATTAATGAATTGTCTGAAGTTAATATAAGCAATATTAACCTTACCGGAAATGTTGAGACAGATCTTGGAAATATACCTGTATTCAACAAATATAACCTGGGGGTTCCATTGAGAACAAAGCCTCTTCCCACCGCTGAGGAACGAAGATTATATTCAGCTTCAAATGCCGGAGCACTAGGATTTGTGATAAACACCCTAACAGGCGAGATTAAGAAATTGAAAAAAGAAAAGGAAATTTCTGAACTGCTGAGGCTTGTGTATAAGATTGAGAAACTAATTGAAAAAACGTATTTTTTAGAAGATTTGGGGATGAAGGATTTTGAAGTATCTGAATTTCTGTATTATTGTGCAGAGAAAGATGACCTGAAATCTATAGTAGCAGGAGAAAATATACTTCTTCTTATGGAATACTTTTCGACGATGTTACCACGTTATAGAGCATATCTCAATGAGCAATGA
- a CDS encoding DUF6702 family protein — translation MMKGIIFIIAFFNFSAFTAAHKFYVSVTEIEHNQKNESLQIISRVFIDDFENVLNLRYSQGLTLDPRDESPGAEDYIRKYLNQKLQLTVNGKTVDIEYLGKEYENDMLVFYIEAPGIKDVKNVLVRNTVLMDMFEEQKNLVHVKVKGKTKSMVLVTGREENTLNF, via the coding sequence ATGATGAAAGGGATAATATTTATTATAGCATTTTTCAATTTCTCAGCCTTTACTGCTGCGCACAAATTTTATGTAAGCGTTACAGAAATTGAGCATAACCAAAAAAACGAAAGTTTACAGATAATTTCCCGGGTCTTTATCGATGATTTTGAGAATGTCCTTAATCTTAGATATTCGCAGGGTTTGACATTGGACCCCCGGGACGAATCTCCAGGAGCTGAAGATTATATTAGGAAATACCTTAATCAAAAGCTTCAGTTAACAGTAAATGGTAAAACTGTCGATATAGAATACCTGGGGAAAGAGTATGAGAATGATATGCTGGTTTTTTATATAGAAGCACCCGGAATAAAGGATGTAAAAAATGTCCTTGTAAGAAATACTGTTCTTATGGATATGTTTGAAGAGCAAAAGAACCTGGTACACGTGAAAGTGAAAGGAAAAACAAAAAGCATGGTGCTTGTAACTGGCAGGGAAGAAAATACTTTAAATTTTTAG
- a CDS encoding M1 family metallopeptidase yields MKRFQLGILACFFIFSAGTFAQETEQENEEVKQKGHFNENKFRQLYDLFSTPNQYRTASGAPGVAYYQNHADYKMDIELDDKTQILSGVETITYHNNSPDDLEYLWVQLDQNIRTKDSPALQKDGNGIAPVSQTGGFVNQFMEEPFDGGFKIEEVTKDGKPLTYTINFTMMRIDLPQPLKSGQSYSFNIKWWYQVNNHVTDRARSGYEHFPEDGNNVYVIAQFFPRMAVYNDVEGWQNMQFWGNGEFALPFGNYEVNITVPADHILDGTGEITNRKEVYSREMIRRYEQAKKSFDKPVIIVSQAEAEEAEKGFSEKKKTWKLKAEMVRDFAFSTSRKFVVDMMNTDVMGKEVMAISMYPKEGNPLWEEYSTLAVASTLKSYSDLTFQYPYHKAISVHAKNQGMEYPMICWNYGRPEKDGTYSDRVKYGMISVIIHEIGHNFFPMIVNSDERQWGWMDEGLNTFLQYLAEQQFGKEYPQAIAPNDVYPSRRGIPANIVPYMKGDQRYISPIMSNPENVYQLGNNAYGKPATALNILRETVMGHELFDHAFKTYSQRWMFKHPTPEDFFRTMEDASAVDLDWFWRGWFYSTDNVDIGVKEVKKYFVTDKATKEGAAFLERYGVTDPNSVDAVFVVEEGSEEYKEEMKGRSPLENAPRLNEYIMDNFTPAERAKLKEPKFFYQITFEKPGGLVMPLIVEYTFADGTTELVRYPVQVWRKNDAEVSKAVATDKEIVKVVVDPYLETADVDLENNSWPREEKEDKFEQFRNQSGD; encoded by the coding sequence ATGAAAAGATTTCAACTGGGGATTTTAGCCTGTTTTTTTATCTTCTCTGCAGGAACCTTTGCACAGGAGACGGAACAGGAAAATGAGGAAGTAAAACAAAAAGGTCATTTTAATGAGAATAAATTCAGGCAACTTTATGACCTGTTCTCTACGCCTAACCAATACCGTACCGCATCTGGAGCACCGGGAGTGGCATATTATCAAAATCACGCCGATTATAAGATGGATATTGAACTGGATGACAAAACCCAGATTTTAAGCGGTGTCGAGACTATCACCTATCATAATAACTCGCCAGATGACCTGGAATACCTTTGGGTACAACTGGACCAAAATATTCGTACTAAAGATTCCCCTGCTTTACAGAAGGATGGGAATGGAATAGCTCCAGTTTCACAAACAGGCGGATTCGTAAACCAGTTTATGGAGGAGCCTTTCGACGGCGGCTTTAAAATAGAGGAAGTTACTAAAGATGGAAAACCATTGACGTATACCATCAATTTTACTATGATGAGGATAGATCTTCCCCAGCCGTTGAAATCTGGTCAAAGCTATTCCTTCAACATCAAGTGGTGGTATCAGGTAAATAATCACGTTACAGATAGGGCAAGGTCTGGATACGAGCATTTTCCAGAAGATGGGAACAATGTATACGTTATCGCGCAGTTCTTTCCTCGTATGGCAGTGTATAATGATGTGGAAGGCTGGCAGAATATGCAGTTCTGGGGGAATGGTGAATTCGCTCTTCCTTTTGGAAATTACGAAGTGAATATTACAGTACCTGCAGACCATATTCTTGATGGTACCGGAGAGATCACTAACCGCAAGGAGGTGTACAGCCGGGAGATGATTCGACGATATGAGCAGGCGAAGAAGTCCTTCGATAAACCGGTAATAATAGTTTCGCAGGCTGAAGCAGAAGAGGCTGAAAAAGGGTTTTCAGAAAAGAAGAAGACCTGGAAATTAAAGGCCGAAATGGTTAGGGATTTTGCTTTCTCAACTTCCCGAAAGTTTGTGGTGGATATGATGAATACAGATGTAATGGGAAAAGAAGTAATGGCCATTTCAATGTATCCTAAAGAAGGGAATCCTCTTTGGGAAGAATATTCCACTCTTGCCGTAGCCAGTACCCTGAAATCATATTCAGATCTTACTTTCCAGTATCCTTATCATAAAGCTATCTCTGTTCACGCTAAGAATCAAGGGATGGAATATCCAATGATATGCTGGAATTATGGCCGCCCGGAGAAAGATGGCACATATAGCGACAGGGTTAAATATGGGATGATAAGTGTGATAATCCATGAGATAGGACATAATTTCTTTCCAATGATCGTGAATAGTGATGAGCGGCAGTGGGGCTGGATGGATGAAGGTTTAAACACCTTTTTGCAATACCTGGCAGAGCAGCAGTTTGGTAAGGAGTACCCACAGGCTATAGCTCCAAATGATGTGTATCCTTCAAGGAGAGGGATCCCCGCCAATATTGTTCCTTATATGAAAGGTGATCAAAGATATATTTCTCCAATTATGAGCAATCCGGAAAACGTTTACCAGCTTGGTAACAACGCTTATGGAAAACCCGCTACGGCTTTAAATATTTTGAGAGAAACGGTGATGGGTCATGAACTTTTTGACCACGCCTTTAAGACATACTCCCAAAGATGGATGTTCAAACATCCTACCCCGGAAGATTTCTTTAGAACGATGGAAGATGCTTCTGCGGTAGATCTTGACTGGTTCTGGAGAGGCTGGTTCTACAGCACAGATAATGTTGATATTGGTGTAAAGGAGGTGAAGAAATATTTCGTTACAGATAAAGCAACCAAAGAAGGTGCTGCTTTCCTGGAACGTTACGGGGTTACAGATCCTAATAGTGTAGATGCTGTTTTTGTAGTGGAAGAAGGTAGTGAGGAATATAAGGAAGAGATGAAAGGCCGCAGCCCATTGGAGAATGCACCAAGGCTAAATGAGTATATTATGGATAATTTCACTCCTGCTGAAAGAGCTAAGCTAAAAGAACCTAAATTCTTCTACCAGATCACCTTTGAAAAGCCGGGAGGACTGGTAATGCCGCTTATAGTGGAGTATACTTTTGCTGATGGTACTACAGAGTTGGTGAGATATCCAGTGCAGGTATGGAGAAAGAATGATGCAGAGGTAAGTAAAGCCGTTGCAACAGATAAGGAGATCGTGAAGGTAGTGGTAGACCCATACCTGGAAACTGCCGATGTTGACCTGGAAAATAATTCCTGGCCACGGGAGGAAAAAGAAGATAAATTTGAGCAGTTCCGCAACCAATCGGGTGATTAA